One genomic window of Amphiura filiformis chromosome 3, Afil_fr2py, whole genome shotgun sequence includes the following:
- the LOC140147844 gene encoding LOW QUALITY PROTEIN: dual specificity tyrosine-phosphorylation-regulated kinase 2-like (The sequence of the model RefSeq protein was modified relative to this genomic sequence to represent the inferred CDS: deleted 6 bases in 4 codons), which produces MVDTYSRKPNLQASRTRSLTGFTGDYPSVSHTVANMNHASHVELPPIKSHTIGGSKQKPHDNVPGGGVQVQQLFESDDNHNYKKSIPSVKGQIPNGHGPGPTAHPLPNVNRRPSSEVSNGSKSNSAKPKSLPMTPEEAMKLYMHKLTSYEHHEIFNNPQIYYVGPNAKKRQGVIGGAANCGYDDDQGSYIHVQHDHVMYRYEVLKILGKGSFGQVVKAYDHKTNQHVAIKMVRNEKRFHRQAQEEIQYLRTLKKQDKENNHNIIHMVESFNFRNHICITFELLSMNLYLLIKKNKFQGFSLQLVRKFAHSLLQCLDALRLNRIIHCDMKPENILLKQQGRSGIKVIDFGSSCYEHQRIYTYIQSRFYRAPEVILGASYGMPIDMWSLGCILAELLTGYPLLPGEDEGDQLACMIELLGMPPQKLLDVSKRAKNFINTKGHPRYCTVTTLPDGTVVFNGGRSRRGKTRGPPGSKEMVKALKGSDDPLFLDFLKKCLDWDPQMRLTPSQALRHPWLRRRLPKPPSTDVSSAKHKRHGSSVGKLPPAGTSGKVRQGDGTSHRTVLPKIVT; this is translated from the exons ATGGTGGACACATATTCTAGAAAGCCTAATTTACAGGCATCGCGGACTCGTTCGCTAACCGGTTTCACCGGTGACTACCCATCAGTGTCGCATACCGTAGCAAACATGAATCATGCATCTCATGTTGAGTTACCACCCATCAAAAGTCATACAATTGGTGGATCAAAACAAAAACCACATGATAATGTACCAGGAGGCGGTGTGCAAGTTCAACAACTTTTTGAATCCGACGATAATCACAACTACAAGAAGTCTATTCCGTCTGTTAAAGGCCAAATTCCAAATGGTCACGGGCCAGGCCCGACGGCTCATCCCTTGCCTAATGTCAATCGTAGACCGTCAAGTGAAGTTAGCAACGGGTCAAAAAGCAACTCTGCCAAACCAAAGTCGTTACCAATGACCCCCGAGGAAGCAATGAAATTATATATGCACAAATTAACTTCTTATGAACACCATGAAATCTTCAATAATCCTCAAATTTACTATGTTGGTCCAAATGCAAAGAAACGGCAAGGAGTTATCGGCGGAGCGGCTAACTGTGGATATGATGATGACCAAGGATCATATATTCATGTACAACATGATCATGTTATGTATAGGTATGAAGTGCTCAAAATATTGGGCAAAGGAAGTTTCGGACAAGTTGTGAAAGCATATGATCACAAAACCAACCAACATGTCGCAATCAAGATGGTTCGTAATGAGAAGCGATTCCATAGGCAAGCACAAGAAGAGATTCAGTATCTTAGAACACTT AAAAAGCAGGACAAAGAAAACAATCACAATATCATCCATATGGTTGAAAGCTTCAATTTCAGGAATCATATTTGTATCACCTTTGAATTACTTAGCATGAATCTCTACTTA CTGATCAAGAAGAACAAGTTCCAAGGATTTAGTTTACAATTAGTGCGAAAGTTTGCTCATTCGCTGCTTCAGTGCTTGGATGCCTTACGC CTTAACCGGATCATACACTGCGACATGAAACCGGAGAACATATTGTTAAAGCAGCAAGGCCGTAGTGGAATTAAAGTGATCGATTTTGGTTCCAGTTGTTATGAGCATCAGAGAATATACACGTACATCCAGAGTCGTTTTTACAGAGCACCGGAGGTGATTCTAGGAGCCAGC TATGGAATGCCCATTGATATGTGGAGCTTAGGGTGTATCCTCGCGGAATTATTAACTGGTTATCCTCTTCTACCAGGTGAAGACGAAGGTGATCAGCTGGCCTGTATGATAGAGCTACTAGGAATGCCACCGCAGAAGTTGTTGGATGTGTCAAAGAGAGCGAAgaatttcatcaataccaaaggTCATCCGCGTTATTGCACCGTCACAACGCTCCCTGATGGCACGGTTGTATTCAACGGTGGGCGGTCTAGACGCGGCAAGACAAGAGGTCCTCCTGGAAGCAAAGAAATGGTGAAAGCACTCAAAGGCAGCGATGACCCTCTCTTCTTGGACTTCCTCAAGAAGTGTCTAGATTGGGACCCTCAGATGCGTCTGACTCCTAGCCAAGCACTCAGGCATCCATGGTTGAGACGACGACTACCAAAGCCCCCATCTACCGATGTTTCGTCTGCCAAGCACAAACGACACGGGTCGTCAGTCGGTAAACTTCCGCCAGCAGGTACTAGCGGCAAAGTACGTCAAGGAGATGGAACGTCGCATCGGACTGTACTACCTAAGATTGTCACATAA